A single genomic interval of Magnetococcales bacterium harbors:
- a CDS encoding copper chaperone PCu(A)C, giving the protein MTWFNKIGAIVVIALGLGLLGGCQTVEPTPSRDTSATTSGMILENPWARATPGTVPNGAVFLKIVNQGSTDDQLVAAHGKVSATIELHTHVLEGSVMKMRAVPHIDVPKNQSVELRPGGLHIMLINLHAPLNEGTKFPLTLEFARSGRMTVEVPVKGPAEMAGENHSDHHHKH; this is encoded by the coding sequence ATGACGTGGTTCAATAAAATCGGCGCCATTGTGGTCATTGCGCTTGGATTGGGTCTCCTGGGCGGTTGTCAAACGGTCGAACCGACCCCATCCCGCGACACCTCTGCCACAACCTCGGGGATGATCCTTGAAAATCCCTGGGCCCGCGCCACTCCGGGAACGGTACCCAATGGCGCAGTCTTCCTGAAAATCGTCAATCAGGGGTCAACGGACGACCAATTGGTGGCGGCCCATGGAAAGGTTTCCGCAACGATCGAACTCCATACCCATGTTCTGGAAGGTTCGGTCATGAAAATGCGGGCTGTACCGCACATCGATGTCCCCAAGAACCAGAGTGTGGAACTGCGCCCCGGTGGACTGCACATCATGCTCATCAATCTTCACGCCCCGCTCAACGAGGGGACGAAGTTCCCCCTGACCCTTGAATTCGCCCGTTCGGGAAGGATGACGGTCGAGGTCCCGGTCAAAGGGCCGGCGGAAATGGCGGGGGAAAATCATTCCGACCACCACCACAAACATTGA
- a CDS encoding efflux RND transporter periplasmic adaptor subunit: protein MMKRRIIVALALLLPMKFTLGEEQLLPLLPILPPPEPRAELVTHRHLVLSSDFAARILEIQPEEGQPFKQGQLLVRFDCALEKAQLERAKAQVKSAETKVAVQQRLSRLDATSRMEEELAAAEAATARAEMKIIQVRIDRCDLSAPFSGRVAVRMAQPHQYVKAGDPLMEILDPTALEAVFLLPSRQLNQLPQGATFKIHIDETATTYTTRVTATGTRIDPMSQSIKIVGRIDGHHPELLPGMSGRAILEGLRGPP, encoded by the coding sequence ATGATGAAGCGACGGATCATCGTGGCGTTGGCGCTGCTCCTGCCCATGAAATTCACCCTGGGCGAAGAACAACTCCTCCCACTCCTCCCAATCCTCCCGCCCCCGGAGCCGCGCGCCGAACTGGTCACACACCGCCATCTGGTCCTGTCCAGCGACTTTGCGGCACGAATTCTGGAAATCCAACCCGAAGAGGGACAACCATTCAAACAAGGACAGCTTCTGGTCCGTTTCGATTGTGCCCTGGAAAAGGCGCAACTCGAACGAGCCAAGGCCCAGGTCAAAAGCGCCGAGACCAAAGTTGCCGTACAACAAAGACTCTCCCGTCTCGACGCCACCAGCCGGATGGAAGAAGAACTGGCCGCCGCCGAAGCCGCCACGGCCCGGGCGGAAATGAAAATCATCCAGGTTCGGATCGACCGTTGCGACCTGTCAGCCCCCTTTTCCGGACGGGTGGCAGTCCGGATGGCGCAACCGCATCAATATGTCAAGGCGGGCGATCCTTTGATGGAAATCCTCGACCCCACCGCCCTGGAAGCGGTATTCCTGCTGCCAAGCCGCCAACTGAATCAACTGCCCCAGGGAGCGACCTTCAAAATTCACATCGATGAAACCGCAACCACCTACACCACCCGGGTAACCGCCACCGGAACCCGAATCGACCCCATGAGTCAATCGATCAAGATCGTCGGACGCATCGACGGTCATCATCCGGAGCTGCTGCCGGGAATGAGTGGCCGGGCCATCCTCGAAGGACTCCGCGGACCACCATGA
- a CDS encoding potassium transporter Kup — protein sequence MSQSTQQTPGNRLFPLMVGAIGVVFGDIGTSPLYAVKEALGGSHAPAPTHDNVLGVISLIVWTLLVVLTVKYQFFIMRASHQGEGGSLVLVELARKLTRDKPGLHRPIMIMGMVGVAFFFGDGVITPAISVLSAVEGLEVVAPALKSYVIPVTLMVLFFLFFFQSKGTARIGRLFGPICSLWFLAIALIGLKEILNHPEILAAVNPVYGIKYLLGGHVGGTFLILGSVFLAVTGAEALYADMGHFGKMAINWAWGLFVFPALILNYLGQGALILGNPEAVRNPFYMSVPEWGLMPMVFLATAATVIASQAVISGAYSATRQAMLLGYLPRLRVIHTSSTEFGQIYVPVTNWMLLLSVVILVVGFQSSNNLAAAYGIAVTITMIADTSLAFGIVLRKTFSWSWARAGILLVIFLTVDLGFLGANLVKVPDGGWFTLTLGAILFFLMSTWRKGQDLVRQAVRRQEIPLEPFLHQFETESFPRMPGTAVFMTQNFQVAPSAFVQLLQHTRTLYDQVIFLSVQTDQLPYVGEMERVQIDTLFTKYHRIRIRYGFMETVDVPQALAGCRFGDGRELSLEECWFFMGKAIFLAGNHPEMSPWRMKLFLDMFRNAETATGFFNLPPIRVVDLGTRIVLDGPE from the coding sequence ATGAGTCAATCGACGCAGCAGACGCCGGGAAACCGTTTGTTTCCCCTGATGGTGGGGGCGATCGGAGTGGTGTTCGGAGACATTGGCACCAGTCCGCTTTATGCCGTCAAGGAGGCACTGGGGGGAAGCCACGCCCCCGCTCCGACGCATGACAATGTCCTGGGGGTGATCTCGTTGATCGTTTGGACTTTGTTGGTGGTCTTGACGGTCAAATATCAATTTTTCATCATGCGTGCCAGCCATCAGGGAGAGGGGGGGAGTCTGGTTCTGGTGGAACTGGCGAGAAAATTGACCCGGGACAAACCCGGTCTGCATCGACCGATCATGATCATGGGAATGGTCGGCGTCGCTTTTTTCTTTGGCGATGGGGTGATCACTCCGGCCATTTCGGTCCTGTCGGCGGTTGAAGGCTTGGAGGTGGTGGCTCCGGCGTTGAAGTCCTATGTGATTCCCGTGACTCTCATGGTGTTGTTTTTTCTGTTTTTCTTTCAGAGCAAGGGGACGGCGCGGATCGGCAGGCTGTTCGGCCCGATCTGCTCCTTGTGGTTTTTGGCGATCGCCCTGATCGGACTCAAGGAAATCCTCAATCATCCGGAAATTCTGGCCGCCGTGAATCCGGTATACGGGATCAAATACCTCCTTGGTGGGCATGTCGGCGGTACGTTCCTGATCTTGGGGTCGGTTTTTCTTGCCGTCACCGGGGCGGAAGCGTTGTATGCCGACATGGGTCATTTTGGCAAGATGGCCATCAACTGGGCCTGGGGATTGTTTGTCTTTCCGGCGCTGATCCTGAATTATCTGGGCCAGGGCGCCTTGATTCTGGGTAACCCGGAGGCGGTGCGCAATCCATTTTACATGAGTGTCCCCGAATGGGGATTGATGCCCATGGTGTTTCTCGCGACCGCCGCCACGGTGATCGCCTCCCAGGCGGTCATTTCCGGGGCCTACTCCGCCACCCGGCAGGCGATGCTCCTGGGATACCTGCCCCGTCTTCGCGTCATCCATACCTCTTCCACCGAATTCGGGCAGATCTATGTCCCGGTCACCAACTGGATGTTGTTGCTTTCGGTGGTCATCCTGGTGGTCGGTTTCCAGAGTTCCAACAACCTGGCCGCCGCCTACGGCATTGCCGTCACGATCACCATGATCGCCGATACCTCCCTGGCTTTTGGCATCGTATTGCGCAAGACGTTTTCCTGGAGTTGGGCCAGGGCCGGGATTCTTCTCGTGATTTTTCTGACGGTCGATCTCGGTTTTCTCGGGGCCAACCTGGTGAAGGTTCCCGATGGTGGCTGGTTTACCCTGACTTTGGGGGCGATCCTGTTTTTTTTGATGTCCACCTGGCGCAAGGGACAGGATCTGGTACGGCAGGCAGTGCGGCGGCAGGAAATTCCCCTGGAACCTTTCCTGCATCAGTTCGAGACCGAATCATTCCCAAGAATGCCGGGGACGGCTGTTTTCATGACCCAGAACTTTCAGGTCGCTCCATCCGCCTTCGTGCAATTGTTGCAGCATACCCGAACCCTTTATGACCAGGTCATCTTTCTCAGCGTTCAGACGGATCAGTTGCCTTATGTCGGGGAGATGGAACGGGTGCAAATCGATACCCTGTTCACCAAATATCATCGCATCCGGATTCGCTATGGCTTCATGGAGACGGTCGATGTTCCCCAGGCACTGGCAGGGTGTCGTTTTGGTGATGGCAGGGAATTGAGCCTGGAGGAATGCTGGTTTTTCATGGGCAAGGCCATCTTTCTGGCGGGGAACCACCCCGAGATGTCGCCATGGCGGATGAAACTGTTCCTGGACATGTTTCGCAATGCCGAAACCGCAACCGGATTTTTCAATCTTCCTCCCATTCGCGTGGTCGATTTGGGAACCCGGATTGTTCTGGATGGGCCGGAGTGA
- a CDS encoding NRDE family protein — MCSLVILYRPDHEWPLLLGANRDEMMDRPWRPPGRHWPTRRHILAGLDQMAGGSWLGMNDRGVVAAVLNRTGTLGAVPGKASRGLLVLEALDHDTARAATLAIERFLDKNHPRPFNLVICDASQGFWISWRATSSEHDTTRQTIPLSPGLHLLTSRDLDDPTDPRIRGNLPRFRSQPHPDPSANDWSAWIKLLSSTTPIPGVGPESAMCFQLENRFATVSSSLIALPHPRQHDRTPVWHFAAGSPDRATFLPVSLHSN; from the coding sequence ATGTGCAGCCTCGTCATTCTTTACCGCCCCGATCATGAATGGCCCCTGCTCCTGGGGGCAAACCGGGACGAAATGATGGATCGCCCCTGGCGACCACCGGGACGACATTGGCCCACCCGAAGGCATATCCTCGCCGGACTTGACCAAATGGCGGGAGGCAGCTGGCTGGGGATGAACGATCGGGGGGTCGTCGCGGCGGTATTGAATCGGACGGGAACCCTGGGAGCGGTTCCGGGAAAGGCAAGCCGAGGTCTGCTGGTCCTCGAAGCGCTCGATCACGACACGGCCCGCGCCGCCACTCTGGCCATCGAACGATTTCTGGACAAAAACCATCCACGTCCCTTCAATCTTGTCATCTGCGACGCTTCCCAAGGGTTTTGGATTTCCTGGAGGGCCACATCGAGCGAACACGACACCACCCGGCAAACGATCCCCTTGAGCCCCGGTCTTCACCTCCTGACCTCCCGCGACCTCGACGATCCCACCGATCCCAGAATCCGGGGGAATTTGCCTCGCTTTCGTTCCCAGCCACATCCCGACCCATCCGCCAATGACTGGTCGGCATGGATCAAACTGCTCTCCAGCACCACCCCCATCCCCGGGGTGGGTCCCGAAAGCGCCATGTGTTTCCAACTGGAAAACCGCTTCGCCACCGTTTCCAGTTCGCTGATCGCCCTTCCCCACCCCCGTCAACACGACCGCACCCCCGTTTGGCATTTCGCCGCGGGCAGTCCAGATCGTGCGACGTTCCTTCCGGTCTCCCTCCATTCGAACTGA
- a CDS encoding type II toxin-antitoxin system RelE/ParE family toxin, translating into MIIHFRHKGLKLFFETGSKRKIKPEHEGKLRLILARLEASHQPEDMSLPGLKLHQLGGNLDSHWSVWVSGNWRVTFRFQENDAVDVDYLDYH; encoded by the coding sequence GTGATCATCCATTTCCGACATAAAGGCTTGAAGCTCTTTTTTGAAACCGGCTCAAAGCGCAAGATCAAACCTGAACACGAGGGGAAGCTGCGCCTGATCCTGGCTCGACTTGAGGCCAGTCATCAACCTGAAGATATGAGTCTTCCTGGATTGAAGCTGCACCAACTGGGAGGGAATCTTGACAGCCACTGGTCCGTTTGGGTCTCTGGAAACTGGCGCGTCACCTTCCGCTTCCAGGAAAATGATGCCGTTGACGTTGACTATCTGGATTACCATTAA
- a CDS encoding HlyD family efflux transporter periplasmic adaptor subunit, whose amino-acid sequence MNHPPETPSLAHVIATLLELMRKAGTVTTREAFEFLVVNETRRLVVYSHAALWSATEEGGRVVATSGHPRPDPDSPYIQWLSTLLRQAMSQDDHEGHLVLAKNNVSAPIGADWPDHLPPHGLLLPLNRRHDAGEGGLFLAREHRFERDEIVYLEDLAMVYGLAWHRITNRPSWSHRGWLSLLPRKRTLALLLLVSPLPFLPIRQSVLAPAEVVADQPIIIRSPMKGIVDRFLIRPNQEVATGDPLLVLDDKELKNRLEIALREQEIAVSELRTAEQQAVHGAETSSMATLLRLKVKQRSADVTYLEEKLKGVVIAAPRDGIAIFANPEDWIGRPIDQGERLFMLADPSRVALSIRLAVTDAIQLEPGDPITLFLHGRPADPIAATLTHVHYMADLAPDGTLAYRLDGTFDRPTPLARIGFRGSARIYHGRVTLGGHLVRKPWILIRQWLGI is encoded by the coding sequence ATGAACCACCCTCCCGAAACACCGTCCCTGGCACACGTCATCGCCACCCTTCTGGAGCTGATGCGCAAGGCGGGAACCGTCACCACCCGTGAAGCGTTCGAATTTCTCGTGGTCAACGAAACGCGCCGGCTCGTCGTCTACAGTCACGCGGCCCTGTGGTCCGCCACGGAAGAGGGTGGCCGAGTCGTGGCCACGTCGGGTCATCCCCGTCCCGACCCCGATTCCCCGTACATTCAATGGCTCTCCACCCTGCTGCGGCAGGCGATGTCCCAAGACGACCACGAGGGGCACCTGGTCCTCGCGAAAAACAATGTTTCCGCCCCCATCGGCGCCGATTGGCCCGACCATCTGCCACCACATGGCCTTCTTCTTCCCCTGAATCGCCGCCACGATGCCGGTGAGGGAGGATTGTTCCTGGCTCGGGAGCACCGCTTCGAACGTGACGAGATCGTGTATCTGGAAGATCTGGCGATGGTCTACGGCCTGGCGTGGCACCGGATCACCAACCGCCCCTCATGGTCACACAGGGGATGGTTGTCGCTCCTGCCACGAAAACGAACTCTGGCACTGCTGTTGCTGGTGTCACCACTTCCGTTCCTGCCGATACGGCAATCGGTCCTGGCTCCGGCAGAGGTCGTGGCGGACCAGCCGATCATTATCCGTTCGCCCATGAAGGGAATCGTCGATCGGTTTCTCATCCGCCCCAACCAGGAGGTCGCCACGGGGGATCCACTTCTGGTCCTGGACGACAAGGAATTGAAAAATCGTCTGGAAATCGCCCTGCGCGAACAGGAAATCGCCGTATCGGAACTGCGGACGGCGGAACAACAGGCAGTCCACGGCGCGGAAACCTCCTCCATGGCCACCCTGTTGCGCCTCAAGGTCAAACAACGCTCCGCCGATGTCACCTACCTCGAAGAAAAATTGAAAGGAGTCGTCATTGCCGCTCCACGGGACGGCATCGCCATTTTTGCCAATCCCGAAGATTGGATCGGTCGTCCCATCGACCAGGGAGAACGTCTGTTCATGCTGGCCGACCCTTCCCGTGTCGCCCTGTCCATCCGCCTGGCCGTCACCGATGCCATTCAGCTCGAACCAGGCGACCCGATCACCCTTTTTCTCCATGGCCGTCCCGCCGACCCCATCGCGGCCACCCTGACCCATGTCCATTACATGGCCGACCTCGCCCCGGATGGAACCTTGGCCTACCGGCTCGATGGCACCTTCGATCGACCCACCCCCCTGGCCCGTATCGGCTTCAGGGGATCGGCGCGCATTTATCATGGCCGTGTCACCCTTGGCGGACACCTGGTTCGTAAACCCTGGATCCTGATCCGGCAATGGCTGGGAATCTGA
- a CDS encoding TetR/AcrR family transcriptional regulator: MPKQTKTYIKILEAALPLFAAFGYKGVAMRDIANTVGITAAALYNHFPNKESLYFKALEYAFEAQVSGLAEALSKTHTPRHRLSALVSFWVETFGSDVILRALLQREMTDADETRLRLLVQYVFQPVYEEVGGFIRSLSSRHDPLMLFTSIAGLVMYHFETAPLRRLLPGFDANHDEHDTIIEHVTSLLAQGLDIP; the protein is encoded by the coding sequence ATGCCCAAACAAACCAAAACCTACATCAAGATTCTCGAAGCGGCCCTTCCCTTGTTTGCCGCCTTCGGCTACAAGGGCGTCGCCATGCGCGACATCGCCAATACCGTGGGCATCACCGCCGCCGCGCTGTACAACCATTTCCCGAACAAGGAAAGCCTCTACTTCAAGGCGCTTGAATACGCTTTCGAGGCCCAGGTTTCGGGACTGGCCGAGGCCCTGTCCAAAACCCATACGCCGCGGCATCGGCTTTCCGCCCTTGTCTCGTTCTGGGTCGAGACCTTCGGCAGTGATGTCATCTTGCGGGCCCTGCTGCAACGGGAAATGACCGACGCCGACGAGACCCGGCTGCGTCTGTTGGTCCAGTATGTCTTTCAGCCTGTTTACGAAGAGGTCGGTGGATTTATCCGTTCCCTGTCTTCACGCCACGATCCCCTGATGTTGTTCACCTCCATCGCCGGATTGGTGATGTACCATTTTGAAACGGCGCCGTTGCGTCGATTGCTTCCCGGTTTCGATGCCAATCATGACGAGCACGATACCATCATCGAACATGTCACCTCTCTGTTGGCTCAGGGGTTGGATATTCCCTGA
- a CDS encoding response regulator translates to MRILIADDDDSSRRLLEGILSPYGECVMAETSLQAVDLFREGYDRGDPFELVCLDIMMPDMDGQVALAQMRDIEKGKKISPNDQSIVIMVTALNSMQTVISSFDKGGCNAYLTKPVTKRSLLEKIKKYGLID, encoded by the coding sequence ATGAGAATCCTGATCGCTGACGACGACGACAGCAGCAGGCGGTTGCTTGAAGGCATCCTTTCCCCTTATGGCGAATGCGTCATGGCGGAAACCAGTCTCCAGGCGGTGGATCTGTTCCGGGAAGGCTACGACCGTGGTGACCCCTTCGAACTGGTGTGCCTGGACATCATGATGCCCGACATGGATGGTCAGGTGGCCCTGGCGCAAATGCGCGATATCGAAAAGGGAAAAAAAATATCGCCAAATGATCAAAGTATCGTCATTATGGTGACGGCGCTCAATTCGATGCAGACGGTGATTTCATCCTTCGACAAGGGAGGGTGCAATGCCTATCTGACCAAGCCGGTGACCAAACGAAGCTTGCTGGAAAAAATTAAAAAGTATGGCTTGATCGATTGA
- a CDS encoding SCO family protein, with protein sequence MNPFTHGQKRHFRCLLKVLALSPLFLASPVHSESTDPLPLKGSFSLKDEQGTTRKLEDYRGSYLLVYFGYTYCPDVCPTNLGIIAQVLNTLPTGVGDHLTPLFVSVDPERDTPAQLGDYTDAFHPRLIGLTGTAEEVRQAANTFGVYYARVENPADRGHYLVDHSSSTYFIDDQGRLRDIFEHAMAPEDMRRRIVKEIQP encoded by the coding sequence ATGAATCCGTTCACGCATGGCCAAAAGCGCCACTTTCGTTGCCTTCTCAAGGTCCTGGCGTTATCGCCCCTGTTCCTGGCTAGCCCGGTACATTCCGAATCCACCGATCCTCTTCCACTGAAGGGAAGTTTTTCCCTGAAGGATGAACAGGGGACCACCAGGAAACTGGAGGACTATCGAGGGTCGTATCTTCTGGTCTATTTCGGCTATACCTACTGTCCCGATGTCTGCCCGACCAACCTGGGCATCATTGCCCAGGTATTGAACACCCTCCCGACAGGGGTCGGGGACCACCTGACGCCGCTGTTCGTTTCGGTGGATCCCGAGCGCGACACTCCGGCGCAACTCGGCGATTACACCGATGCCTTCCATCCACGCCTGATCGGACTGACCGGCACTGCCGAAGAAGTGCGGCAAGCTGCCAACACTTTCGGCGTCTATTATGCGCGGGTCGAAAATCCCGCCGATCGCGGCCATTATCTGGTCGATCATTCCTCAAGCACCTATTTTATCGACGACCAGGGACGACTCCGCGACATCTTCGAGCATGCCATGGCCCCTGAAGATATGAGACGAAGGATCGTCAAAGAAATACAACCCTGA
- a CDS encoding TolC family protein: MTHSGSDLKGYRPTFFGRTGPRWSVVILLTMQWLSGGCLWHQDPISPTERQEIIATDRQQLFPDESHLSNPIGLFEALARGLKFNLGYRIAVLDQTIRQESSQLTGLSLLPGLTASAGYADRDSFSATSGMSSHDGVRSSVYSISQDRAIRSADLTMIWNILDFGIAWVQAGQEEDLARIALENRRKAAHNLFQEIRSAFWRAAGAQQLEDRIPPVLALAAEALDKARRVEDERLKPQLEMLRFQRALMDIVQQLEGLRHELNKARTEFAALIHLPPGAPFRLLIPDDDALAIPPIAMSLDEMETLGLLHRPESREKIHQARIDKGEVKKAMLRLLPGLEIDLSDNYDSNSFALHHQWEALSSKVILNLVELFKGPRSIRLAEDRQSLGDLHRLAMDMAILTQIHLAWHQYREDVRKLKRAEEIDAIDQRILRHIGTLTGENTQNRLEHIHAAAGAIFSRLQLYQAYAEAQNSIGRIHVSIGVDLVPSIDENTAIEDLARQLRQATREWNEGASSEPKPFKPLRPILDSAIDLPAPVDHSPATSGDNPRPSPPPHVPEYLRHPDFSIAPHEGDRNDPEAFSDHDPSSTTPETTPDNEETTIPATTTQHAPTTTANPSDTPDTSKPAPVTSDPNRSEKKVQPSPTALPPRPGPETHAMVSPPRPTSRTTRIPLPPADIKEVWTLVQEWSNAWSLRDLDRFVSFYGPGFIPSHQDSLERWRERMGENFKILGSIRIMIDALELHPIDDRRIEATFVQSYRSDLHHDLSEKLLILEKTAGGWKIAGEVSTAIREPDPDPRPGPYWVQALSARDEQGLREIREKLKPLCPTPRITTRREQDGQTWYTLQCGPFDHINRAKWLQLVLKKNHALAPLIVAATKKSGTEDHEGASVLPGQTPSNEGKE, from the coding sequence ATGACGCACAGTGGGTCGGATCTCAAGGGCTATCGGCCAACATTCTTCGGTCGCACGGGTCCACGTTGGAGCGTCGTCATCCTTCTGACCATGCAATGGCTGTCCGGCGGGTGTCTGTGGCATCAGGATCCCATTTCACCCACGGAGCGTCAAGAGATCATTGCAACGGACCGGCAACAACTGTTTCCCGACGAATCCCATCTTTCGAATCCGATCGGCCTGTTCGAGGCGTTGGCGCGCGGATTGAAGTTTAATCTTGGATACCGGATCGCCGTTCTCGACCAGACGATCCGGCAGGAATCGTCCCAACTGACGGGACTGTCGCTGTTGCCGGGATTGACCGCCAGCGCCGGATATGCCGATCGCGACTCGTTTTCCGCCACCTCCGGCATGTCGAGCCACGATGGCGTCCGTTCCTCCGTCTATTCGATTTCCCAGGATCGGGCCATCCGTTCGGCGGATCTGACCATGATCTGGAACATTCTCGACTTTGGCATCGCCTGGGTCCAGGCGGGCCAGGAAGAGGATCTGGCCCGCATCGCCCTGGAAAACCGTCGCAAGGCGGCGCACAACCTGTTTCAGGAGATTCGCTCGGCCTTCTGGCGGGCCGCCGGGGCGCAACAATTGGAGGATCGGATCCCCCCCGTCCTGGCATTGGCCGCCGAGGCGCTCGACAAGGCCCGCAGGGTCGAGGATGAACGATTGAAGCCGCAGCTGGAAATGTTACGCTTTCAACGGGCACTGATGGACATCGTGCAACAATTGGAAGGGTTGCGCCATGAATTGAACAAGGCCCGCACCGAATTCGCGGCGCTGATTCATCTTCCCCCCGGGGCCCCTTTTCGCCTGCTGATCCCCGACGACGACGCCCTGGCGATCCCGCCAATCGCGATGAGCCTCGATGAGATGGAAACCCTGGGATTGCTGCACCGCCCCGAATCGCGGGAAAAAATACATCAGGCGCGGATCGACAAGGGCGAGGTGAAAAAAGCGATGCTCCGGCTGTTGCCCGGCCTGGAAATCGACCTTTCGGACAATTACGATTCCAACTCCTTTGCCCTGCACCATCAATGGGAGGCCCTGTCCTCGAAGGTCATCCTCAACCTGGTCGAGCTCTTCAAGGGTCCACGATCGATCCGCCTGGCCGAGGATCGTCAATCCCTCGGCGACCTGCATCGTCTGGCAATGGACATGGCGATCCTGACCCAGATTCATCTGGCTTGGCATCAATATCGGGAAGATGTGCGCAAACTGAAACGGGCCGAGGAAATCGATGCCATCGATCAACGCATCCTGCGCCATATCGGAACCCTGACGGGCGAAAACACCCAGAATCGTCTCGAACACATTCATGCCGCCGCCGGGGCCATTTTTTCCCGCCTGCAACTGTATCAGGCCTATGCCGAGGCGCAGAACTCGATAGGAAGGATTCATGTCTCCATCGGTGTCGATCTGGTTCCGTCGATCGACGAAAACACCGCCATCGAGGATCTGGCCCGACAACTGCGTCAGGCGACCCGCGAATGGAACGAAGGGGCCTCGTCCGAACCCAAACCATTCAAACCGTTGCGTCCCATCCTTGATTCCGCCATCGACCTCCCCGCCCCGGTCGATCATTCCCCCGCGACCTCCGGGGACAATCCGCGACCTTCCCCGCCGCCCCACGTCCCAGAATATCTGCGCCATCCCGATTTCTCCATCGCCCCCCATGAGGGTGACCGGAACGATCCCGAGGCATTCTCCGACCACGATCCTTCGTCAACCACGCCGGAAACCACTCCCGACAACGAGGAAACAACCATTCCAGCGACCACCACGCAACATGCACCGACAACCACCGCCAATCCCTCCGACACCCCGGACACGAGCAAACCCGCTCCCGTGACCAGCGACCCGAACCGGAGTGAAAAAAAGGTGCAACCGTCGCCCACGGCGCTTCCGCCACGCCCCGGTCCTGAAACCCATGCCATGGTTTCACCGCCCCGGCCCACGTCAAGGACAACACGCATTCCCCTTCCCCCCGCCGACATCAAGGAGGTCTGGACCCTCGTTCAGGAATGGTCAAACGCCTGGTCGCTCCGTGATCTGGATCGTTTCGTCTCGTTCTACGGTCCCGGTTTCATTCCCTCGCACCAGGATTCCCTGGAGCGTTGGCGGGAACGGATGGGAGAAAATTTCAAGATTCTGGGTTCCATCCGGATCATGATCGACGCCCTGGAACTTCATCCCATCGATGACCGTCGGATCGAAGCCACCTTCGTCCAAAGTTACCGTTCCGACCTTCATCATGATCTTTCGGAAAAACTGCTGATTCTGGAAAAAACGGCGGGAGGATGGAAAATCGCCGGCGAGGTTTCGACCGCCATCCGTGAACCCGACCCGGACCCCCGACCCGGACCCTATTGGGTCCAGGCACTTTCGGCACGCGATGAGCAGGGACTCCGGGAGATTCGGGAAAAACTGAAACCGCTTTGCCCGACCCCGCGCATCACGACCCGGCGGGAACAGGATGGCCAAACATGGTATACTCTTCAATGCGGTCCCTTCGACCACATCAATCGGGCCAAATGGTTGCAACTGGTTCTCAAAAAAAATCATGCCCTCGCGCCACTCATCGTCGCGGCCACGAAAAAAAGTGGCACGGAGGATCATGAGGGCGCCAGTGTGCTTCCCGGACAAACCCCATCAAACGAGGGAAAAGAGTGA